The genomic window GGGCATCCGACTCTTCTGGGTTTCCAAAGAGCGTGCCCGCCAGCCGGCCAACGACGTCGCCGCGGCGTGGGCGGTGTGCCGTCCGACAATCGTGGGCTCCGGCGGCTTCGACGGATTCTCCGCCGCCGGCTACTTCTTCGGACGCGATTTGCACAAGGAATTGAAAGTGCCCGTGGGCTTGATCTTCGCCGCGTGGAGCGGCACACCGGCCGAGGAATGGACCAGCAAGAAGGCGCTGAAGGCCGAGCCATCGCTCAAGAGCTTGGTCGGCCAGTATGAAGTCTCCACTCTCTACAACGGCATGATCGCGCCGCTGATCCCGTTCGCGATCCGCGGCGCCATTTGGTATCAGGGCGAGGCCAATGTAGGCCGCGGCGCCCAATACCAGGTGTTGCTCCCCACGCTGATTCGCAACTGGCGCAGCGATTGGGCACAGGGAGATTTCCCCTTCGGCGTCGTGCAGATCGCGCCGTTCTTCTACGGCGGCGACGGAACCGCCGAAGCCGAGATCTGGGAAGCCCAATTGAAAACGACCCAAACCGTTCCCAACACCGGCATCGCCCTGACGATGGACATCGGCGACTTGAACGAAATCCATCCCAAGAACAAGCAAGACGTCGGCCATCGGCTGGCTCTCTGGGCGCTGGCAAAGACCTACAATCGGCCGATCGTCTATTCCGGGCCGATCTATAAATCGATGACGATCGAGGGAGAGAAGATTCGCATCGCATTCGACCACGTTGGGAGCGGCCTTGTCTCGCGCGACGGCAAACCGCTCACGGAATTCATGGTCGCCGGCACCGACAAGAACTTCCTGCCGGCAGTTGCCGAGATCGATGGCCCGACCGTGGTCGTCGTTAACGACGCTGTGACCGACCCGGTCGCCGTCCGGTTTGCCTTCAGCGGGGTCGCGCAGCCGAACCTCGCCAATAAAAACGGCCTCCCCGCCGCGCCATTCCGCGCGGACAAATAGACAGCGGTCATTGCCAGATTTGTTGGGGACCGAGCGGAGGGAGCACCCATGTCGCGGCGGTGCGGACTCGCTCCGCTCTACGACGTGGCGAGCCAAGTCATCGGCACGGTCACGCCGCTGCAGTTCGCTATGAACAGCTTCTACGACCCGGCGGGGCAACAGTACCCGATGCAGATTCCGCTCGGCTTCATCTATAGCATGTATGCCCTTTCGCGAAATCTTGGCCGCTAGCAGCGGTTAAGTCGCTGGAGCAAATGGATTCTCGCAACCGGCGGCGACGAAGCCGTCGCTGTCCGCCCGATTCGCCCAGAATCCAGCCGCCCGCCTCCGGCGGCGTCAACCGTGGGACTTGAGAATCCCGCCCGGCGATGCGTCGGCCAAAGGGTGGCGGGGATTGTGGCCCGCG from Pirellulales bacterium includes these protein-coding regions:
- a CDS encoding sialate O-acetylesterase produces the protein LALSVAICLWSAVASAEVRLPSVIGSNMVLQEGANLPIWGWAETGETVTVSIAGQIVSAQAGDDGRWQVTLGKLAATPESTPLVMTIKGSLGDSITLENVLVGEVWLCSGQSNMEMGVGAAKNGQAEVAAANHPGIRLFWVSKERARQPANDVAAAWAVCRPTIVGSGGFDGFSAAGYFFGRDLHKELKVPVGLIFAAWSGTPAEEWTSKKALKAEPSLKSLVGQYEVSTLYNGMIAPLIPFAIRGAIWYQGEANVGRGAQYQVLLPTLIRNWRSDWAQGDFPFGVVQIAPFFYGGDGTAEAEIWEAQLKTTQTVPNTGIALTMDIGDLNEIHPKNKQDVGHRLALWALAKTYNRPIVYSGPIYKSMTIEGEKIRIAFDHVGSGLVSRDGKPLTEFMVAGTDKNFLPAVAEIDGPTVVVVNDAVTDPVAVRFAFSGVAQPNLANKNGLPAAPFRADK